The proteins below come from a single Anguilla rostrata isolate EN2019 chromosome 3, ASM1855537v3, whole genome shotgun sequence genomic window:
- the LOC135250874 gene encoding gap junction alpha-8 protein-like: protein MGDWSFLGNILEEVNEHSTVIGRVWLTVLFIFRILILGTAAEFVWGDEQSDYVCNTQQPGCENVCYDEAFPISHIRLWVLQIIFVSTPSLVYVGHAVHHVHMEEKRKEREEAEMNRQQEMNEERLPLAPDQGSVRTTKETSTKGSKKFRLEGTLLRTYICHIIFKTLFEVGFVVGQYFLYGFHILPLYKCSRWPCPNTVDCFVSRPTEKTVFIIFMLAVACVSLFLNFVEISHLGLKKIRFVFQKPPQQQAEGGLVPEKSLTSMTVSSIQKAKGYKLLEEDKPVTHYFPLTEVGVEAGRLPTPFQTFEEKSCVDEVGPPEDMSKLCDETLLSYVQTTEQEEEQKQGQEQDNEEEQQDQEEEDEEEEEGEKPPTKTDVEATETIEGTRPLSSLSKASSRARSDDLTV, encoded by the coding sequence ATGGGTGACTGGAGCTTCTTGGGAAACATTTTAGAGGAAGTGAACGAGCACTCGACAGTGATTGGCAGGGTGTGGTTGACCGTGCTCTTCATCTTCAGGATCCTGATCTTGGGCACAGCTGCTGAGTTTGTCTGGGGGGACGAGCAGTCGGATTATGTTTGCAACACCCAGCAGCCGGGTTGCGAGAACGTCTGCTATGACGAGGCTTTCCCCATCTCCCACATCAGGCTGTGGGTGCTCCAGATCATCTTCGTCTCCACGCCCTCGCTGGTGTACGTGGGCCACGCCGTGCACCACGTCCACATGGAGGAGAAGCGCAAGGAAAGGGAGGAGGCGGAGATGAACCGTCAGCAGGAGATGAATGAGGAGAGGCTGCCTCTGGCGCCCGACCAGGGCAGCGTCAGGACCACCAAGGAGACCAGTACCAAGGGCAGCAAGAAGTTCCGCCTGGAGGGCACGTTGCTGAGGACGTACATCTGCCACATTATCTTCAAGACCCTGTTTGAGGTGGGCTTCGTGGTGGGACAGTACTTCCTCTATGGCTTCCACATCCTGCCCCTCTACAAGTGCAGCCGCTGGCCCTGCCCCAACACTGTCGACTGCTTCGTCTCGCGCCCCACCGAGAAGACCGTCTTCATCATCTTCATGCTGGCGGTTGCTTGCGTCTCCCTCTTCCTCAACTTTGTAGAGATCAGCCACCTCGGACTGAAGAAGATCCGCTTTGTTTTCCAGAAGCCCCCCCAGCAGCAAGCAGAGGGGGGGCTGGTTCCAGAGAAGAGTTTGACCTCCATGACTGTCTCTTCCATCCAGAAGGCCAAGGGCTACAAACTGCTGGAGGAGGACAAGCCTGTGACCCACTACTTCCCCCTgacagaggtgggggtggaggcaggCAGGCTGCCGACACCCTTTCAGACTTTTGAGGAGAAGTCCTGCGTGGATGAGGTAGGGCCCCCTGAAGACATGTCCAAGTTGTGTGATGAGACCCTGCTCTCCTATGTCCAGACCActgaacaggaggaggagcagaagcaggggcaggaacaggacaatGAGGAGGAGCAGCAAGATCAGGAAGAAGAGGacgaagaagaggaagagggggagaagcCACCCACCAAGACTGATGTGGAGGCTACTGAGACGATAGAAGGCACCAGACCGCTAAGCAGCTTGAGTAAAGCAAGCAGCAGGGCCAGGTCAGATGATTTGACAGTATGA